AAGTAAATGCTCACTGTGAGTTTCCAGTATAAAAGTATTTTTTTGTCCTCCAAGTGCAGACTGAATGAACACATCCCCTAGTTCTGCTTGCAGTTTTGGATGTAAATGAATCTCCGGTTGTTCAATGGCAACTAACGCATCAGATAAACCATAGCAAGATACGAGAATGGGGATTACTTGACTAATACCAATTCCTACGTCGCGGTGACTAACTGGTGTTTTAGTTCTTTTGTCAATTAGGACTAAATCTGAAATGCGATCGCCTCCTGAAGCTATCTCCTGTACCCAAGTTTCTGATAAGCTATCAGTATCAGTGAGCATGGAAACCAGTTGTTCAACTTCGGGTAGAACACTATCAGAATTCAGGTCAATATCCGCAGCTTCAAAATCACCTCTGAGACGTTCAATCTCTTCTTGAATATCACTCCCAAATCCAGCAGCATGAACAATCAGCTTAGTGGTTAAATCGTGTAAACTTTTGGCAATGCGCGGGTAAAGTTCAGTTGCAAGTTGAGAATCTGGTAAAAGACTACGCACTACTAGCTCATAAGGGGATTTCATCCTGTTGCTATCTCCCAGCCAAGCATTCACCTTTTGACGAACTTCAGCATTATTTAGGAGGATGTCCCAAGCATAACCACCGCCAGCATACCAGTTAGCATCTTGCTGCCGAGAAAACGCAAAATGTCGAGGTGGGTAGGTGCGAAATGGCCCTAAATATCTGAGTTTTCCAATATCTCGTTCTACAGTCTCGGTAATTACTCCAATCAATTCGCTGAGTCTGTAAGGGAGAATCAGACGCACCGTGTCAGTTAAATCCTCTTGTTGTCCTGGCTTGGGATTAAGTTTGGTAATTGATATGTCCCCGTCATCTCCAACTTGAATTTTTGTTGGTAGTAAGCGAGAAACTCGTGCTGTAATTTCAGGAACAAGTTCATCGATCGCTTTCTCAATTTCCTCCCGATCCTCTGGAGTTACTTTCAGGGTAAATGTATTCGCCTCTAAAATTGCTTGAATCAAGTTGCTGAGAATTGGGTGTTGGTAATCGAGGCGATCTAACTGAAGTTTTCCTTGAGGGCGAGAACTCATGCTTAAAACTCGTCTGTCATCGGCTTCAATAAAGAAAGACCGTACTCTTACCCTTCCTTTTCCTAAACGAGTACCAATCCCAACACCTACAGTCAGCTTTTTGATTGGTTGTAACAGATCAATTAAACCTTGATCTGGTGTATTTAGTTGTTTAGGGTCAATATCTACTGACCACTCTACCTGACTACGGCGATCGCGTTTATGAACATATTGCCCAAAACCTCCCAAATCAACAGAATCACCCCCGGCTTCTGTGCGGTGTATGTCCAATTCCCCATTTTTAATTGCGTGATGTGCTAACAAAAGGCTGTGAATGATGCTGGATTTTCCTGAACTGTTAGCTCCAAAAATCAAGGTGAGGGGACGAAGCAGGATGTATTGTTGATCAGCGAAAGCTTTGAAGTTACCGACTCGTAGAGCAGTTAAGGCGTTGGATGTTAATAATTTTCTTTTTGGTAATTTTGTGGTATAAGAATTAGCAACCAGTTCCAGACGGGCGTGAGTTACTGTCTTGAGAGACACAGGGCTATTGACTTGTAGGGAAACATCATTTTCTAGTGATGCTATAGCTAAACCTAAAGACATCGTTTTAGTTCCACCCGTGTAGTCTGCGTAAAGGTTAATTTCTGGTTGTAACTGTTTTAACCTAATAATGCTTGCTACTGCCACTTCATAGCATTCAGTTAAGTCATCGGGGTTTTGAATAATCTTTAGATCGCGCTCTGGCTGAAAGCGATCGCCTAACTCCACTAGCTTAGGAATGTTTGGGTATCTTTTAACAACATTTCCGTGAATAATTTCGCAAGGAAGCCCTTCGCCTATAACTTGGGATTTATACTTTTCGCTACATAAAAATACAACCTGATCCGGTTTTATATGCTGAATTGCTTTAACAATAGGTGTGGGAGATTTTCCAACTGTTACTAAGAGAATTTTTTTAGACATATAAATATTAATGAGCTAGTATTGTCACAATAGGGAAAGCTGCTGAGAGTCTTTGTTATCCGTCAAATTGAGGGCTTTTGCTTGTTCTTCCATTTCTGGGCTCTTGCGTACTTAGCGTGCTAAATTGATAGGATAATGCCAAGAAAGTAAAGCTCTAATCTCAAAATTACGAAAGTTTCTAAATCCAAATCCACTTCGCTTTATTAACTTCAGTTTATTATTTATTCCTTCTACTACTCCACTGGTAGTCCTTCGTTCAAAATATCCGACTATTTCTCCAAACCACCGTTTAATTGTCTGCACACTTCTTTGATAATATGGTTCAGCTTTTTTTAACCAATTGATTAATTCTAGCGTTCCCGTTACCACATTTTTATTGTCTTCAAATAAATTGTGAAAATCTTCTTTTAATGAATGCATTCTAGCTATTAAAGGAGAAGCTTGTTTAATTCTATTTAATTTATCTTTTTGCTTTTCGGTGAGCTTATTCTCGGCTTTTAGAATTGTAAATTTATTTCCTTTTAAACTTTCAAATACTTTTTTTCTTTCCGGGGCATTTAACTCAGATGCTATTTTATTTTCTGCTATCCTAGCTCGATTTAATTCTTCATGTACTAATTTAGTAACATGGAACCTATCTACCGTTACAAGGGCGTTTGGACAAATCTTCTCAATTAAAGATTTATAATTGCCTGTCATATCAATACTTACTTCTTCTATTTGTGACAAAACTTTTTCTCCCCACATTCTCATGGTTTTTTTGATTTCAATTTGTTTTCTTTCTTTTACTAAACCTATCAATTTACCTGAATCTATATCTACTAGCACGACAATAAATTTTCCTTGTCCTTTGACCAAACTAATTTCATCTATTCCTAATCTTCTTAAATCTTTGACATCTATTGGCATCACATTTTTAGCTACATCTTCAAGCATTGATATGACTTCTTCATTAGTTAGTCCATTATTTCTTGCCACATTACTTACATTACTATTAATCACTTGTTTGATAATATATTCCGCATATCGGTATGTATACCTCTTTCTTGCTCCTAGAAAATCTAGCTTTTCATTAAATGTTTTTCGGCATTTTTTACACTTGAATCTTCGTCTATTGACATTCAGTATTACTTCAAAATCCCCCATCGGTAAATCTTTCACTAAACATTTTTGATTTTGATGTAAATGTCTTGAGTTTTGACCACAGTGTGGGCACGATGCACTTTTCGCTTTTTTACCTACTGATAGAATTAGGACTTGACCCTCTTGTAGGCTTGATTCTACTAATACTTCAGGCAAATTTAGGAGTTGAGTCATTATTCGTTTCATAATTTATTTTATTAAACATTATTAAAAAATATCTTAACATTTTAGCACGCTAAGTACCCAAGAACCATAAATATCAGTATCACTATCATTAAAATATTGGTGATTTCCAAAGAAATCATAAATAACAAACTTGCGTTTATCAATATGTGGCGCAGTCCTTGTCCCCCGTCCACGAATCTGTTGATAAAGAATTGGACTTCGCACAGTACGACACATCACTAAATGCAAAACTTCTCGACAGTCAAAGCCAGTATTGAGCATATCAACGCTGACTGCAATTTGTGGGTAATCCTCATATTTGAATTGGCGAATTAAATCATCTGCATTAGCAACATCACTTGTAATTACTTCAGCGTAACGCCCCTTACATTCTGGATGTAATTCATTAAGATATTTGGTTAACCGTGCTGCATGATTTTTTGTCAAAGCAAATACTATTGATTTACCGGGACAAATTTTTTGTCCTGGTGCTAATTCTTGATAATTCTCCCAAGCCAATCTATCAAATTCCTGCATCATTAGGCGGTTACTTGCCTCATTAGTCCACTTGCGTTCAAAGGCTGCTGGGTCATAATAAACCTCATCAACCTCAGCACCTTCAGCAATAATTTCAGTTATCCCAGTAGCAAACCGATAGGGAACAAGATACTTTTGTTCAAATGCCGTTTGAATAGAGTAAGTAAAATCTGGCTGCTCATTTCGGCAGTTGTAGAAATCGAAAGTATTGCGTTCAATGTAAGCTGCTGGTGTGGCAGTTAAACCAATATGAAACGCATCAAAATGAGTAAGTGCAGTCTGCCAAACACCATAAATCGAACGGTGACATTCATCAGCCACAACAACATCAAAATAGCCGCTAGTAAACTCCCGATAACGGCTAATCATTGTTTGGAGTAAGCAAACTGTAATTTGCTGCTCTTGCCGGATTACACTTGGTTTGAGCCAGTAGCTACCATACTGATTTAAAACATCTTGAATTGCTTCTAATGCCTGTTTTGCTAATTGTTCTCTATCCACTAAAAACAGGATTTTTTCGGCATATCCCGATTGAATTAGGCGTTTTAATTGTAAGCAAATTAAATCAGTTTTACCTGTTCCTGTGGGCAGTTCTAGTAAAAATCGCCGTTTGCCCAATTCAAGGGCATGATCCATAGCTTGCATAGTTTCCCTTTGATAGGAACGAACTAAGCGAGTTTCTCCCTGTCGAGTGTAATACTCAGGAATTTCAATAGTAGCTAGGGGTTGACGGGTTGAGCGCATTTCAAGCAATCGCTCTAAATCCCGCCGGGAGAAAAAAGAATTGACAATCCGGGCATCATCATTTTGATAGTCCCAGAAATAAATCAGTTCGCCATTACTGAGGAAAATAAACGGTGCTTCCAGCTTCCGAGCATAGGGAAGTGCTTGATTTTTAGCAACATAAGGCTCAATCGCACGCTTCTTAGCTTCAATCACAGCCAAGGGACGACCCCTTTGGTCAAGCAGTAGATAATCGGCTCTACCTCTCCTACCATCTGCCATTTGAGCCGAAACTTCAGTCATTACCTGAGATTTATCAGCTGGGTTCCATCCTGCTTGGCGGAGAAGGTCATCAATATTAATACGTGCGTCTGTCTCTTTGCTAAAGTCGCTCATCAAATCACTCCTGTCTTACCAAAGGTAGCACGAAGCCCTCAGTGCCATTTGCGCTTTATCTCAGAAGTTTTAACTTTTTCCCAACTTCAGCGCCAACTTTTGATAAATCTCGTCCAACCACACCGGAATTACAGGCTTACCTTGATCTAGGGATGCGATCGCTCTTTCCCTATCAAATTCTACTAGAGAAACCGAATCATCCTGTGCTGATAATAGCAACATAAACCGCTTCCCCTTACCAGAAATAAACAACTCCGGTTCTTGTTCTTTGAGCCTTTTGAGAGTTTCACAGGCAATATCAAAACTTATCCCCGTAGACAGCCAATATACCAAAGCTGCCAGTTCCACCAAATTAGATCTGGAGTAATAAATACTGCGTCCCGTTCCCGTATCACTAATTACAGGTACAACAATCCCCTTCTCTCGCCAATACTGGATCTGGCGGAGAGTACAACCTGTAATTTGAGCCGCTTCCTTACTTGTGAAAAATGTTTCTTGCATAAAAAACATTTTACAGAAAGCTGCTATTATACATATATGGTAGTATTAGACAAATATGTTTATTAGGTATGAGCCAAATCACTATTCAGTGTCGTTTAGTAGCCAGTGAATCTACCCGTCAACAGCTATGGCAGTTGATGGCAGAGAAAAACACCCCACTAATTAACGAACTACTGAGTCAAATTGGTAAACACCCAGAATTTGAAACATGGCGACAAAAAGGGGCTCTTCCGTACTTAGCGTGCTGAATTTGTTAAAAAATAAGTTTGAAACCCTTGCGTGGCTCCGATAAAAGCCATTATTTTTTGTATTTGAGATCCTGTTACTAAAAATCAAATTATAAACGCCTGTAAGCCTTGTTATTAAAGCAATTTAATCGATTTTCATTAATAATTAAGCACGCTACACACGCAAGAGCCAAACCTCTGTTCTGTGATAAATGCGGGTTAGGTTGACTGTTGTGAGACAGTCGTGCTTTCTGACCCTGGTAGCTGCCCACCTTGATGCTGCTGTTCCCAGTGAACAGGAATAAGGTGCGCCCCCAGTAATAGAGGTGCGGGTTTACCGCAGTGGTGGCTACCGAATCACCTCCGAGCAAGGAGGAATCCACCTTAATTATTTTTTGGCAAACCATAAGCGAGGTCAATTTCCCTGGGGTTCTGCCAAAAGTCCAAATCCATTGTCTAGTCTGTGTTTCAGATGTTGAGATGCTTTGATAATGTTCCCTTTAAAGGGAATTTAAGAGCAAATTTAGGACATCCGCCAAAATTGCTTTTGGAAGTGTCACTAGGTAAGGGTTTGGTCGGGCGGAGTTTCAACACCCCTCCCGGAGTGGGGCGGGTTGAAAGACGCATTTTGAGAGCAAATACATGGACGGCGAAAGTTTCAACACCCCTCCCGGAGTGGGGCGGGTTGAAAGATCAAAGTAACAACTGAGTAGACTTCTGACTAAAGTTTCAACACCCCTCCCGGAGTGGGGCGGGTTGAAAGCACAATGACAATGGAAGCAAGGAAACAGCCACCAGGGTTTCAACACCCCTCCCGGAGTGGGGCGGGTTGAAAGCTGGCATAATATTTTTGTATTGTGTTTCAAAGCCTAATGAATTAAAATTATTTTTTAAAATTAAGGTGGGTTGAAAGGAGTGCTGCGATCGGACACAGTATTAGGTGTGTATATTAGCCTGATCCGAATTTTAACGTAGCGCGAAAGTCCCCACCTTCAGCGTACTCGCAAGGTGGGGATGAATAGCGGGCTGCGACGATTGCATCTATGACCAAAATCGACCGCAAGGTTGATAAGGGAATGGATGTATGAGGAGTAGCCATTCATTCATTTGGGGATTCTTGAGATTGTATATATTGCTTGATTTTTTCAATTGGTGCGCCGCCAGTAGAAGAGACATAATATGAACTAGACCAAAAAACAGGTTGACGATAAAAATTAGATAGATGTTCTGAGAATTCTTTCTGAATAATTCTGCTTGATGCTGATTTTAGACTACCTACAAGAACGGATAAGTTGTTATCTGGGTGGAAATCAACTAGCAAATGAACATGATCCACTTCGCCTGAAAACTCGATTAGTCTGCACTTGGTTTTTCTACAGACATTTGCAAATATTTCTGGCAACCGTTCCAACATTGAAGCGGTTATTGTTTTGCGTCTGTACTTGGTTACAAACACAAAATGTTGGCGAATAGAGAAAACAGAATGAGAGCCTTTTCTGGGAAGAACTTGACCAAAGAGGCGGAGGGGCAGGGAGCAGGGAGCAGGGGGAGCAATCCCTGTCCCGTTCGCGGAGCGTCTCGCAGAGAAGCCGTGAAGCGGAGCGGAACATGGGTATCTTCGCGGAGCGTCTCGAAGAGAAGCCCCGCC
The Gloeotrichia echinulata CP02 DNA segment above includes these coding regions:
- a CDS encoding AAA family ATPase — translated: MSKKILLVTVGKSPTPIVKAIQHIKPDQVVFLCSEKYKSQVIGEGLPCEIIHGNVVKRYPNIPKLVELGDRFQPERDLKIIQNPDDLTECYEVAVASIIRLKQLQPEINLYADYTGGTKTMSLGLAIASLENDVSLQVNSPVSLKTVTHARLELVANSYTTKLPKRKLLTSNALTALRVGNFKAFADQQYILLRPLTLIFGANSSGKSSIIHSLLLAHHAIKNGELDIHRTEAGGDSVDLGGFGQYVHKRDRRSQVEWSVDIDPKQLNTPDQGLIDLLQPIKKLTVGVGIGTRLGKGRVRVRSFFIEADDRRVLSMSSRPQGKLQLDRLDYQHPILSNLIQAILEANTFTLKVTPEDREEIEKAIDELVPEITARVSRLLPTKIQVGDDGDISITKLNPKPGQQEDLTDTVRLILPYRLSELIGVITETVERDIGKLRYLGPFRTYPPRHFAFSRQQDANWYAGGGYAWDILLNNAEVRQKVNAWLGDSNRMKSPYELVVRSLLPDSQLATELYPRIAKSLHDLTTKLIVHAAGFGSDIQEEIERLRGDFEAADIDLNSDSVLPEVEQLVSMLTDTDSLSETWVQEIASGGDRISDLVLIDKRTKTPVSHRDVGIGISQVIPILVSCYGLSDALVAIEQPEIHLHPKLQAELGDVFIQSALGGQKNTFILETHSEHLLLRIMRRMRETFNNELPEGCLPVRPEDVSVLFVDTDSKGSVVREMPLNKRGELVKAWPGGFFEEGLEGSCVLSVLNMLKNKLELLAGIR
- a CDS encoding ISL3 family transposase, whose protein sequence is MTQLLNLPEVLVESSLQEGQVLILSVGKKAKSASCPHCGQNSRHLHQNQKCLVKDLPMGDFEVILNVNRRRFKCKKCRKTFNEKLDFLGARKRYTYRYAEYIIKQVINSNVSNVARNNGLTNEEVISMLEDVAKNVMPIDVKDLRRLGIDEISLVKGQGKFIVVLVDIDSGKLIGLVKERKQIEIKKTMRMWGEKVLSQIEEVSIDMTGNYKSLIEKICPNALVTVDRFHVTKLVHEELNRARIAENKIASELNAPERKKVFESLKGNKFTILKAENKLTEKQKDKLNRIKQASPLIARMHSLKEDFHNLFEDNKNVVTGTLELINWLKKAEPYYQRSVQTIKRWFGEIVGYFERRTTSGVVEGINNKLKLIKRSGFGFRNFRNFEIRALLSWHYPINLAR
- a CDS encoding DEAD/DEAH box helicase family protein produces the protein MSDFSKETDARINIDDLLRQAGWNPADKSQVMTEVSAQMADGRRGRADYLLLDQRGRPLAVIEAKKRAIEPYVAKNQALPYARKLEAPFIFLSNGELIYFWDYQNDDARIVNSFFSRRDLERLLEMRSTRQPLATIEIPEYYTRQGETRLVRSYQRETMQAMDHALELGKRRFLLELPTGTGKTDLICLQLKRLIQSGYAEKILFLVDREQLAKQALEAIQDVLNQYGSYWLKPSVIRQEQQITVCLLQTMISRYREFTSGYFDVVVADECHRSIYGVWQTALTHFDAFHIGLTATPAAYIERNTFDFYNCRNEQPDFTYSIQTAFEQKYLVPYRFATGITEIIAEGAEVDEVYYDPAAFERKWTNEASNRLMMQEFDRLAWENYQELAPGQKICPGKSIVFALTKNHAARLTKYLNELHPECKGRYAEVITSDVANADDLIRQFKYEDYPQIAVSVDMLNTGFDCREVLHLVMCRTVRSPILYQQIRGRGTRTAPHIDKRKFVIYDFFGNHQYFNDSDTDIYGSWVLSVLKC
- a CDS encoding MerR family transcriptional regulator; the protein is MQETFFTSKEAAQITGCTLRQIQYWREKGIVVPVISDTGTGRSIYYSRSNLVELAALVYWLSTGISFDIACETLKRLKEQEPELFISGKGKRFMLLLSAQDDSVSLVEFDRERAIASLDQGKPVIPVWLDEIYQKLALKLGKS
- the tnpA gene encoding IS200/IS605 family transposase — protein: MPLRLFGQVLPRKGSHSVFSIRQHFVFVTKYRRKTITASMLERLPEIFANVCRKTKCRLIEFSGEVDHVHLLVDFHPDNNLSVLVGSLKSASSRIIQKEFSEHLSNFYRQPVFWSSSYYVSSTGGAPIEKIKQYIQSQESPNE